Proteins encoded within one genomic window of Apis mellifera strain DH4 linkage group LG1, Amel_HAv3.1, whole genome shotgun sequence:
- the LOC552221 gene encoding F-BAR domain only protein 2 isoform X3 has protein sequence MTVDFADYFWGEKNNGFDVLYHNMKHGAVASKELAEFLKERSTIEENNYKVLSKLAKQAGSSSSIQGTFAPVWAALRGAAEKLAGLHLQMAQRVTELIKDVSKYTDELHKKHKAVKEEESSTLEIVQNIQSITVTLHKAKDMRTQKSLELEKLKKDNASQKELEKAEIKFKKAQDDYKTLVDKYMIIRNDFQTKMTQACRRFQDVEETHLKHMKEFLNIYADVLQSNHEQVGQVHIDFKRQCLDMTVDKLLEQFVQSKSTGFEKPGTFEYEEIMTSLGEMTSHSQLESNIETSKETSKGANGETGVAGNTHSSKNDRVLKGEGCQVDEEKGTVQEKENERLNERDRELSHVQATKASRRTTSLLNLFMSNSQDKQKQAGSGSAPATPQGNNLPPAVPPPSISRNPLRGSKLVTRIMVPPLCTLLDQQWFLRSRREKRKEKKAKKKKDIVETSSNKEEKSDLEDKDDSRKSETPTPEVDEDGFCIRPKTEPWENEKGFYSSSDTDSEDDRERKIRVEIKPLSNGGAPMSASVDELRATVENLSLSPAPTGRRGSNTDSDHHMKRSQSVSQQLGGKPSSDLLGLNLFNPSSTPSSASTPTGSHPYAPLQSPPPLSLSPTPQPQPPQSAPPTHPHPRFPDGDLFSEVGDITPALPPKQSASSTPTGSIIIPRPPSRRGEGPSPRGRNSPATISRADSVASLEFRTAGVGVGSSRGPSPLTIGLADTIPLAVAFHEIVHSYFRGTDETRCQVKLSGDMMLSFPAGIVTVLANNPNPAKLTFRVRNSNRLEKLFPNNQLVSMDATQTTVDSTIFEFNMSALTTLLRKQAEQNPSASYFNVDILKYQIKCKEGAGSCPFQLVAYWKCETTHTDLKIDYKYNSRAMASPSPLLNLHVAAPIDGGFKSLNSKPQAQWLSETNRILWKFTELSQHSEGNGVGSLKARVELGHGPGNQGTIFTQFNCEGTTLSGVEFELLGPGYRLSLVKRRFVSGKYICDGDSDSRSRYAAPPSNVD, from the exons ATGACTGTGGATTTCGCCGACTACTTTTGG gGCGAAAAGAATAATGGATTTGACGTGTTATATCATAACATGAAGCATGGTGCAGTTGCAAGTAAGGAGTTGGCTGAGTTTCTAAAAGAACGATCAactatagaagaaaataattataaagttctAAGTAAACTTGCAAAACAAGCTGGCAGTAGCAGTAGTATACAAGGAACATTTGCACCTGTTTGGGCTGCCTTAAGAGGCGCAGCAGAAAAACTTGCTGGCTTACATTTGCAAATGGCCCAAAGGGTCACTGAACTAATAAAAGATGTATCAAAATATACAGATGAATTGCATAAGAAACATAAGGCt gtaaaagaagaagaatcatcCACCTTGGAAATTGTACAGAATATACAGAGTATCACTGTAACTTTACATAAAGCAAAAGATATGCGTACACAAAAGAGTctggaattggaaaaattaaagaaagacaaTGCCAGtcaaaaagaattagaaaaagcagaaattaagtttaaaaaagcACAGGATGATTATAAAACTTTGgttgataaatatatgatcATACGGAATGATTTTCAAACCAAAATGACTCAAGCATGCAGG cgATTTCAAGATGTGGAAGAGACACATTTAAAACATAtgaaggaatttttaaatatttatgcagaTGTTTTACAATCAAATCATGAACAAGTTGGTCAAGTTCATATAGATTTTAAACGACAATGTTTGGATATGACAGTGGACAAACTTCTAGAACAATTTGTACAAAGCAAATCCACAGGTTTTGAAAAACcag GTACATTCGAATATGAAGAAATCATGACAAGTTTAGGAGAAATGACCAGTCATTCTCAATTGGAAAGCAATATTGAAACATCTAAGGAAACATCAAAAGGAGCAAATGGAGAAACAGGCGTTGCGGGTAACACTCACAGTTCAAAAAACGATCGGGTATTAAAAGGGGAGGGTTGTCAGGTGGATGAGGAAAAGGGGACGgtacaagaaaaagaaaatgaaagactGAATGAAAGGGATAGAGAACTGTCACATGTACAAGCCACCAAGGCTTCCCGCCGTACTACCTCGCTACTCAACCTGTTCATGTCCAACTCCCAGG ACAAACAGAAGCAAGCAGGGTCTGGTTCGGCACCTGCAACTCCTCAGGGGAACAACCTGCCTCCTGCTGTTCCACCTCCCAGCATCTCCAGGAACCCTCTCAGAGGATCTAAAT TGGTAACGCGTATTATGGTTCCTCCACTCTGCACTCTTTTAGATCAGCAAT GGTTTCTTCGCagcagaagagaaaaaagaaaagaaaagaaggcaaaaaagaagaaggatatTGTGGAAACGAGCAGcaacaaagaagaaaagtcTGATCT gGAGGATAAGGATGACAGTAGAAAATCTGAAACACCAACACCGGAAGTAGACGAAGATGGTTTTTGTATTAGACCTAAAACAGAACCATGGGAGAATGAGAAAGGATTTTATTCCAGTTCAGATACCGATTCCGAAGATGATAGAGAACGAAAAATTCGAGTAGAAATAAAACCACTTAGCAATGGCGGAGCACCTATGAGCGCAAGTGTGGACGAGCTTAGGGCAACGgtggaaaatttatctttatcgcCTGCACCAACg GGACGCAGAGGCTCAAATACCGACTCAGATCATCATATGAAAAGGTCTCAGTCAGTGTCACAGCAATTAGGAGGTAAGCCAAGCTCGGATTTACTTGGCCTAAACTTGTTCAATCCTAGCAGTACACCATCGAGCGCCTCAACGCCGACTGGTAGTCATCCATACGCGCCATTGCAAAGTCCTCCGCCGCTGTCTTTGTCACCGACGCCTCAACCACAGCCGCCACAATCCGCACCACCTACACATCCTCATCCACGATTCCCTG aTGGAGATTTATTTTCGGAAGTAGGAGACATTACTCCGGCCTTACCTCCAAAACAATCCGCTTCTTCTACTCCGACAGGATCTATTATCATTCCTAGACCACCATCCCGAAGAGGAGAAGGTCCTTCGCCAAGAGGTAGAAATTCACCAGCGACTATATCCAGAGCTGATAGCGTAGCTAGTTTAGAGTTTCGTACAGCCGGCGTTGGAGTTGGCTCTTCCAGAGGTCCATCGCCACTCACAATAGGACTTGCAGATACTATTCCTTTAGCAGTCGCCTTCCATGAAATAGTACACTCTTACTTTAGAGGTACTGATGAAACACGATGTCAGGTGAAACTCAGTGGAGATATGATGTTATCATTTCCTGCCGGTATTGTCACTGTGTTGGCGAATAATCCTAATCCTGCAAAACTAACGTTTCGCGTGCGCAACAGTAatagattggaaaaattgttccCTAATAATCAACTCGTTAGCAT gGATGCCACACAGACAACTGTTGACAgtacaatttttgaattcaacATGAGTGCCTTAACTACATTGTTACGCAAACAGGCTGAACAAAATCCTTCGGCTTCATATTTTAATGTCGATATACtcaaatatcaaatcaaaTGCAAGGAAGGCGCGGGTTCATGTCCTTTCCAGTTAGTTGCCTATTGGAAATGTGAAACGACTCATACAGACCTTAAG attgattataaatataatagtcgCGCTATGGCTTCTCCAAGTCCATTATTAAATCTCCATGTGGCTGCACCCATAGATGGaggttttaaatcattaaacagTAAACCTCAAGCACAATGGTTATCAGAAACAAATCGGATATTATGGAAGTTCACAGAATTATCACAGCATAGTGAAGGTAATGGTGTAGGTTCTTTGAAAGCACGAGTGGAGCTAGGACATGGGCCAGGAAATCAAGGAACTATATTTACACAGTTTAATTGCGAAGGGACCACATTATCTGGAGTTGAGTTTGAACTTTTAGGCCCGGGATATAGATTAAGTTTAGTAAAACGTAGATTCGTATCTG GAAAGTATATTTGTGATGGAGATTCTGATTCACGAAGTAGATATGCTGCTCCACCATCGAATGTGGATTGA
- the LOC552221 gene encoding F-BAR domain only protein 2 isoform X13: MTVDFADYFWGEKNNGFDVLYHNMKHGAVASKELAEFLKERSTIEENNYKVLSKLAKQAGSSSSIQGTFAPVWAALRGAAEKLAGLHLQMAQRVTELIKDVSKYTDELHKKHKAVKEEESSTLEIVQNIQSITVTLHKAKDMRTQKSLELEKLKKDNASQKELEKAEIKFKKAQDDYKTLVDKYMIIRNDFQTKMTQACRRFQDVEETHLKHMKEFLNIYADVLQSNHEQVGQVHIDFKRQCLDMTVDKLLEQFVQSKSTGFEKPGTFEYEEIMTSLGEMTSHSQLESNIETSKETSKGANGETGVAGFLRSRREKRKEKKAKKKKDIVETSSNKEEKSDLEDKDDSRKSETPTPEVDEDGFCIRPKTEPWENEKGFYSSSDTDSEDDRERKIRVEIKPLSNGGAPMSASVDELRATVENLSLSPAPTGRRGSNTDSDHHMKRSQSVSQQLGGKPSSDLLGLNLFNPSSTPSSASTPTGSHPYAPLQSPPPLSLSPTPQPQPPQSAPPTHPHPRFPDGDLFSEVGDITPALPPKQSASSTPTGSIIIPRPPSRRGEGPSPRGRNSPATISRADSVASLEFRTAGVGVGSSRGPSPLTIGLADTIPLAVAFHEIVHSYFRGTDETRCQVKLSGDMMLSFPAGIVTVLANNPNPAKLTFRVRNSNRLEKLFPNNQLVSMDATQTTVDSTIFEFNMSALTTLLRKQAEQNPSASYFNVDILKYQIKCKEGAGSCPFQLVAYWKCETTHTDLKIDYKYNSRAMASPSPLLNLHVAAPIDGGFKSLNSKPQAQWLSETNRILWKFTELSQHSEGNGVGSLKARVELGHGPGNQGTIFTQFNCEGTTLSGVEFELLGPGYRLSLVKRRFVSGKYICDGDSDSRSRYAAPPSNVD; the protein is encoded by the exons ATGACTGTGGATTTCGCCGACTACTTTTGG gGCGAAAAGAATAATGGATTTGACGTGTTATATCATAACATGAAGCATGGTGCAGTTGCAAGTAAGGAGTTGGCTGAGTTTCTAAAAGAACGATCAactatagaagaaaataattataaagttctAAGTAAACTTGCAAAACAAGCTGGCAGTAGCAGTAGTATACAAGGAACATTTGCACCTGTTTGGGCTGCCTTAAGAGGCGCAGCAGAAAAACTTGCTGGCTTACATTTGCAAATGGCCCAAAGGGTCACTGAACTAATAAAAGATGTATCAAAATATACAGATGAATTGCATAAGAAACATAAGGCt gtaaaagaagaagaatcatcCACCTTGGAAATTGTACAGAATATACAGAGTATCACTGTAACTTTACATAAAGCAAAAGATATGCGTACACAAAAGAGTctggaattggaaaaattaaagaaagacaaTGCCAGtcaaaaagaattagaaaaagcagaaattaagtttaaaaaagcACAGGATGATTATAAAACTTTGgttgataaatatatgatcATACGGAATGATTTTCAAACCAAAATGACTCAAGCATGCAGG cgATTTCAAGATGTGGAAGAGACACATTTAAAACATAtgaaggaatttttaaatatttatgcagaTGTTTTACAATCAAATCATGAACAAGTTGGTCAAGTTCATATAGATTTTAAACGACAATGTTTGGATATGACAGTGGACAAACTTCTAGAACAATTTGTACAAAGCAAATCCACAGGTTTTGAAAAACcag GTACATTCGAATATGAAGAAATCATGACAAGTTTAGGAGAAATGACCAGTCATTCTCAATTGGAAAGCAATATTGAAACATCTAAGGAAACATCAAAAGGAGCAAATGGAGAAACAGGCGTTGCGG GGTTTCTTCGCagcagaagagaaaaaagaaaagaaaagaaggcaaaaaagaagaaggatatTGTGGAAACGAGCAGcaacaaagaagaaaagtcTGATCT gGAGGATAAGGATGACAGTAGAAAATCTGAAACACCAACACCGGAAGTAGACGAAGATGGTTTTTGTATTAGACCTAAAACAGAACCATGGGAGAATGAGAAAGGATTTTATTCCAGTTCAGATACCGATTCCGAAGATGATAGAGAACGAAAAATTCGAGTAGAAATAAAACCACTTAGCAATGGCGGAGCACCTATGAGCGCAAGTGTGGACGAGCTTAGGGCAACGgtggaaaatttatctttatcgcCTGCACCAACg GGACGCAGAGGCTCAAATACCGACTCAGATCATCATATGAAAAGGTCTCAGTCAGTGTCACAGCAATTAGGAGGTAAGCCAAGCTCGGATTTACTTGGCCTAAACTTGTTCAATCCTAGCAGTACACCATCGAGCGCCTCAACGCCGACTGGTAGTCATCCATACGCGCCATTGCAAAGTCCTCCGCCGCTGTCTTTGTCACCGACGCCTCAACCACAGCCGCCACAATCCGCACCACCTACACATCCTCATCCACGATTCCCTG aTGGAGATTTATTTTCGGAAGTAGGAGACATTACTCCGGCCTTACCTCCAAAACAATCCGCTTCTTCTACTCCGACAGGATCTATTATCATTCCTAGACCACCATCCCGAAGAGGAGAAGGTCCTTCGCCAAGAGGTAGAAATTCACCAGCGACTATATCCAGAGCTGATAGCGTAGCTAGTTTAGAGTTTCGTACAGCCGGCGTTGGAGTTGGCTCTTCCAGAGGTCCATCGCCACTCACAATAGGACTTGCAGATACTATTCCTTTAGCAGTCGCCTTCCATGAAATAGTACACTCTTACTTTAGAGGTACTGATGAAACACGATGTCAGGTGAAACTCAGTGGAGATATGATGTTATCATTTCCTGCCGGTATTGTCACTGTGTTGGCGAATAATCCTAATCCTGCAAAACTAACGTTTCGCGTGCGCAACAGTAatagattggaaaaattgttccCTAATAATCAACTCGTTAGCAT gGATGCCACACAGACAACTGTTGACAgtacaatttttgaattcaacATGAGTGCCTTAACTACATTGTTACGCAAACAGGCTGAACAAAATCCTTCGGCTTCATATTTTAATGTCGATATACtcaaatatcaaatcaaaTGCAAGGAAGGCGCGGGTTCATGTCCTTTCCAGTTAGTTGCCTATTGGAAATGTGAAACGACTCATACAGACCTTAAG attgattataaatataatagtcgCGCTATGGCTTCTCCAAGTCCATTATTAAATCTCCATGTGGCTGCACCCATAGATGGaggttttaaatcattaaacagTAAACCTCAAGCACAATGGTTATCAGAAACAAATCGGATATTATGGAAGTTCACAGAATTATCACAGCATAGTGAAGGTAATGGTGTAGGTTCTTTGAAAGCACGAGTGGAGCTAGGACATGGGCCAGGAAATCAAGGAACTATATTTACACAGTTTAATTGCGAAGGGACCACATTATCTGGAGTTGAGTTTGAACTTTTAGGCCCGGGATATAGATTAAGTTTAGTAAAACGTAGATTCGTATCTG GAAAGTATATTTGTGATGGAGATTCTGATTCACGAAGTAGATATGCTGCTCCACCATCGAATGTGGATTGA
- the LOC552221 gene encoding F-BAR domain only protein 2 isoform X6, whose translation MTVDFADYFWGEKNNGFDVLYHNMKHGAVASKELAEFLKERSTIEENNYKVLSKLAKQAGSSSSIQGTFAPVWAALRGAAEKLAGLHLQMAQRVTELIKDVSKYTDELHKKHKAVKEEESSTLEIVQNIQSITVTLHKAKDMRTQKSLELEKLKKDNASQKELEKAEIKFKKAQDDYKTLVDKYMIIRNDFQTKMTQACRRFQDVEETHLKHMKEFLNIYADVLQSNHEQVGQVHIDFKRQCLDMTVDKLLEQFVQSKSTGFEKPGTFEYEEIMTSLGEMTSHSQLESNIETSKETSKGANGETGVAGNTHSSKNDRVLKGEGCQVDEEKGTVQEKENERLNERDRELSHVQATKASRRTTSLLNLFMSNSQDKQKQAGSGSAPATPQGNNLPPAVPPPSISRNPLRGSKWFLRSRREKRKEKKAKKKKDIVETSSNKEEKSDLEDKDDSRKSETPTPEVDEDGFCIRPKTEPWENEKGFYSSSDTDSEDDRERKIRVEIKPLSNGGAPMSASVDELRATVENLSLSPAPTGRRGSNTDSDHHMKRSQSVSQQLGGKPSSDLLGLNLFNPSSTPSSASTPTGSHPYAPLQSPPPLSLSPTPQPQPPQSAPPTHPHPRFPDGDLFSEVGDITPALPPKQSASSTPTGSIIIPRPPSRRGEGPSPRGRNSPATISRADSVASLEFRTAGVGVGSSRGPSPLTIGLADTIPLAVAFHEIVHSYFRGTDETRCQVKLSGDMMLSFPAGIVTVLANNPNPAKLTFRVRNSNRLEKLFPNNQLVSMDATQTTVDSTIFEFNMSALTTLLRKQAEQNPSASYFNVDILKYQIKCKEGAGSCPFQLVAYWKCETTHTDLKIDYKYNSRAMASPSPLLNLHVAAPIDGGFKSLNSKPQAQWLSETNRILWKFTELSQHSEGNGVGSLKARVELGHGPGNQGTIFTQFNCEGTTLSGVEFELLGPGYRLSLVKRRFVSGKYICDGDSDSRSRYAAPPSNVD comes from the exons ATGACTGTGGATTTCGCCGACTACTTTTGG gGCGAAAAGAATAATGGATTTGACGTGTTATATCATAACATGAAGCATGGTGCAGTTGCAAGTAAGGAGTTGGCTGAGTTTCTAAAAGAACGATCAactatagaagaaaataattataaagttctAAGTAAACTTGCAAAACAAGCTGGCAGTAGCAGTAGTATACAAGGAACATTTGCACCTGTTTGGGCTGCCTTAAGAGGCGCAGCAGAAAAACTTGCTGGCTTACATTTGCAAATGGCCCAAAGGGTCACTGAACTAATAAAAGATGTATCAAAATATACAGATGAATTGCATAAGAAACATAAGGCt gtaaaagaagaagaatcatcCACCTTGGAAATTGTACAGAATATACAGAGTATCACTGTAACTTTACATAAAGCAAAAGATATGCGTACACAAAAGAGTctggaattggaaaaattaaagaaagacaaTGCCAGtcaaaaagaattagaaaaagcagaaattaagtttaaaaaagcACAGGATGATTATAAAACTTTGgttgataaatatatgatcATACGGAATGATTTTCAAACCAAAATGACTCAAGCATGCAGG cgATTTCAAGATGTGGAAGAGACACATTTAAAACATAtgaaggaatttttaaatatttatgcagaTGTTTTACAATCAAATCATGAACAAGTTGGTCAAGTTCATATAGATTTTAAACGACAATGTTTGGATATGACAGTGGACAAACTTCTAGAACAATTTGTACAAAGCAAATCCACAGGTTTTGAAAAACcag GTACATTCGAATATGAAGAAATCATGACAAGTTTAGGAGAAATGACCAGTCATTCTCAATTGGAAAGCAATATTGAAACATCTAAGGAAACATCAAAAGGAGCAAATGGAGAAACAGGCGTTGCGGGTAACACTCACAGTTCAAAAAACGATCGGGTATTAAAAGGGGAGGGTTGTCAGGTGGATGAGGAAAAGGGGACGgtacaagaaaaagaaaatgaaagactGAATGAAAGGGATAGAGAACTGTCACATGTACAAGCCACCAAGGCTTCCCGCCGTACTACCTCGCTACTCAACCTGTTCATGTCCAACTCCCAGG ACAAACAGAAGCAAGCAGGGTCTGGTTCGGCACCTGCAACTCCTCAGGGGAACAACCTGCCTCCTGCTGTTCCACCTCCCAGCATCTCCAGGAACCCTCTCAGAGGATCTAAAT GGTTTCTTCGCagcagaagagaaaaaagaaaagaaaagaaggcaaaaaagaagaaggatatTGTGGAAACGAGCAGcaacaaagaagaaaagtcTGATCT gGAGGATAAGGATGACAGTAGAAAATCTGAAACACCAACACCGGAAGTAGACGAAGATGGTTTTTGTATTAGACCTAAAACAGAACCATGGGAGAATGAGAAAGGATTTTATTCCAGTTCAGATACCGATTCCGAAGATGATAGAGAACGAAAAATTCGAGTAGAAATAAAACCACTTAGCAATGGCGGAGCACCTATGAGCGCAAGTGTGGACGAGCTTAGGGCAACGgtggaaaatttatctttatcgcCTGCACCAACg GGACGCAGAGGCTCAAATACCGACTCAGATCATCATATGAAAAGGTCTCAGTCAGTGTCACAGCAATTAGGAGGTAAGCCAAGCTCGGATTTACTTGGCCTAAACTTGTTCAATCCTAGCAGTACACCATCGAGCGCCTCAACGCCGACTGGTAGTCATCCATACGCGCCATTGCAAAGTCCTCCGCCGCTGTCTTTGTCACCGACGCCTCAACCACAGCCGCCACAATCCGCACCACCTACACATCCTCATCCACGATTCCCTG aTGGAGATTTATTTTCGGAAGTAGGAGACATTACTCCGGCCTTACCTCCAAAACAATCCGCTTCTTCTACTCCGACAGGATCTATTATCATTCCTAGACCACCATCCCGAAGAGGAGAAGGTCCTTCGCCAAGAGGTAGAAATTCACCAGCGACTATATCCAGAGCTGATAGCGTAGCTAGTTTAGAGTTTCGTACAGCCGGCGTTGGAGTTGGCTCTTCCAGAGGTCCATCGCCACTCACAATAGGACTTGCAGATACTATTCCTTTAGCAGTCGCCTTCCATGAAATAGTACACTCTTACTTTAGAGGTACTGATGAAACACGATGTCAGGTGAAACTCAGTGGAGATATGATGTTATCATTTCCTGCCGGTATTGTCACTGTGTTGGCGAATAATCCTAATCCTGCAAAACTAACGTTTCGCGTGCGCAACAGTAatagattggaaaaattgttccCTAATAATCAACTCGTTAGCAT gGATGCCACACAGACAACTGTTGACAgtacaatttttgaattcaacATGAGTGCCTTAACTACATTGTTACGCAAACAGGCTGAACAAAATCCTTCGGCTTCATATTTTAATGTCGATATACtcaaatatcaaatcaaaTGCAAGGAAGGCGCGGGTTCATGTCCTTTCCAGTTAGTTGCCTATTGGAAATGTGAAACGACTCATACAGACCTTAAG attgattataaatataatagtcgCGCTATGGCTTCTCCAAGTCCATTATTAAATCTCCATGTGGCTGCACCCATAGATGGaggttttaaatcattaaacagTAAACCTCAAGCACAATGGTTATCAGAAACAAATCGGATATTATGGAAGTTCACAGAATTATCACAGCATAGTGAAGGTAATGGTGTAGGTTCTTTGAAAGCACGAGTGGAGCTAGGACATGGGCCAGGAAATCAAGGAACTATATTTACACAGTTTAATTGCGAAGGGACCACATTATCTGGAGTTGAGTTTGAACTTTTAGGCCCGGGATATAGATTAAGTTTAGTAAAACGTAGATTCGTATCTG GAAAGTATATTTGTGATGGAGATTCTGATTCACGAAGTAGATATGCTGCTCCACCATCGAATGTGGATTGA